The DNA region TCGGCGCTGATCATCGTGCAGCATTGCCGCAGGCAATACACGTCCATCGCAAGCCTATGAACATATAAGAGAGTAAAAATATGTAATTTTTTACTGGACTAAACTAGGAGAATTATGGTAGTAGTAGAATAACCAATTAAGCATATGAAGGATTTTCCGTATTACGAGGACACTTAGGAGGCCGATATGAATTTGAAAACGCAAATGCTCAAATCGACGATCATCAGCCTGCTGGCCTTTAGCTTCATTGTCCTGATCGTCCTGATTCCCCGAGACATCAATATTTCACTGGATGGTCATAAGGTTGTAGCGGATCCCTCATTCGACATGAACCGGTACCTTACATATATAGGCGATTTCTTCCGCCAGCTCATCGAGCACGGAAGCCTCGGACCGTCGCGATATAAGGGTCAGACGGCAGAGGCTGCAGCATTGGTCGCCGTCGGCATGAGCCTGCTGGTCATAATCTCGGCGCTTTTAATCGGGTTTGTCGTCGGGATTTTGAAAGGGATTGCAGACTACAAGCTGTCCAAGACGAAATTCAATGTGCTCGGCCATTGGACAACATGGCTGTTCCAGTCCATACCTGATTTCTTCCTCATGCTGTTTGTGCAGTGGTTTCTGGTCAAGCATGTACCGGCCGTCCGCTATTTTGCCGTGGAAGGCTGGGAGGCGTTCGCGCTGCCCGCGCTTCTGGTCTCGATCTACCCCATCTTCTTTATCGCCAGAGTGACCTCCGCTTCGCTTCTTGCCCAGGAAGGAAAGATGTACATCCTGTTGGCAAAGGCCAAGGGGCTCAGCGACAGGGCCGTAGTGTACAAGCACATGCTCCGCAACGGCATCGCGGCGATCTTGACGCATCTTCCGGGCCTGCTCGTATTCATTCTATCGAATTTGCTGGTGGTCGAGTATTACCGGAACTACCCGGGCGCAGCCTGGAGGCTGTTCCAGGCGCTGGATTTCAACCCCTACACGGGTACGGGCCCCGAATATGAACCGGGCGTCATTATCGGGATCGCCTTTTTCTTCATGCTGATCTTCCTGGTCGTGCAATGGATTAGTCATTCAGCCCGCAAATATTTCGATCCTAGATAAAGAAATGAATGGAGGTAGCCGGACTTGAGAAATATCCCTTTATGGCTCGGAGGCACGTTGCTTGCTTTCTTGGTGTTTGTAGCGTTCGTCGGCCCCCATCTTCCGTTTATCGACGCGGATTTGAGCAAAGAGCGATCCCGGTGGGTCATGAAGAACGGTGAAGAGAAGCTCGTGCTGCCTGCCTTTAAGCCATCGTCCAAAAACCTGCTCGGCACGGACAAGGAAGGGGTCGACAATCTAAGCCGATTGGTTGTCGGCGCGAAGGAAACGATCCTGTTTGTCCTGGCCATTGCGGCCGTCAGGTACATCATCGCGGTTCCGCTGGGGATCATGGCCCGAAAGAAAACAGGGTTTTGCCACCGGCTGATCACGTTTTGGAACCAGCTGTTCTCCTATATGCCGCCGGTATTCGCATCGGCGCTGCTGCTTGCGCTTCCGTTCCTCCTGTTTGCCCAGTACCGGCTGGCCTGGGCTATCCTGATCCTGGCTAGCGTGGAGGTCGGACGTGTTGCCGTCACCGTACAGGAGCAGGCTTATAAATTGTCCAGGGAGCCGTACATGGAAGCGAGCTCCGCACTGGGGCTGCGTACCAGAACGCTGACAAAGAACTATTACGTTCCCATCATGTTTCCCGAGATGGTCGTCAATTTCTGTCTGGACATGGGTAAGGTCTTGCTCCTTCTCGGCCAGCTTGCGATTGTGAATATTTTTCTGGGGCATGAGTGGAAGGAAGTCGATTATTATACGATGGAATTCGTTGAGACAGGGCTGAACTGGGCGACCATTCTGGCCAGACACCGCACGGATATATTCCTCGGCAAGTTTGAATATGTATTCTATCCTGCGTGTGCAATGATGATTGCCATTGTGACATTCAATCTGCTCGCAGAAGGCCTGCGCCGCCGTTTCCAGGTGAGAGGCTAAAAAAACGTGCTGGCCTAGCTTCAATTACGCAAAAAAAACCGGAAGTCGATCATGATTCGCTTAAATGCCTGCAACCGATGCATGGCGATATGCGAATTCGATGCTTCCGGTTTTTTTGTTAATGCATCATCCGAACAATCGTGGGGAGTCTGCGTTAGGAGCCCAGCGAATTTTGGCGGTCCCCATTCCGTGCCCATACCGATACGCTGCCGCCGTGTACAGGAAAGACGCCAAAGCCGTCGGTCCCGATCGTAACACGCTCATCCCGGTTGCCTGTCAGATCCATCCACTCTTCGCCGGCGCGGTGGGTTCCGACATACATGCGTTTTTCGCCGGGATCCCCGTTTGCCATAACGACCGCACATCCGGAGTTTTTAACTTCCGGCAGCCCTCTTCGAACCCAGCCGATCGTGTTGGGATGGTCGAAATAATCATCCTGCTCTCCGTACGCGAGGTGAGCCCGGGCATACAGGAGCGGGTCGATGGCTTCCTTCTTGCCCGGAAGTGAATGCTCCCCGCCGATGCCGTAATAATCCCCGTAGAAGACGACGGGATAGCCGTCCTTCCGAAGCAGGATCAAGGCATAAGCGCTCTGCTTGAACCAGTCCTCCACCCAGGATTCCAGTGATTCGTGGGGCTGGGAGTCATGATTGTCGACGAACGTAACGGCATTCATAGGATGGGATTGCACCAGCGTATCGTCGAAGATCGTCCGCAGGTCGAAGGACCGCCCGGCTTTGGCCGCAGCATGAAGCTTATAGTGAAGCGATACGTCAAACAGATCGATCTTGTAATCTACCCGGTCGAGGTAGCTCCGGCATGCCTGAAGCTCCGGGTTCCAAAACTCCCCGACGATGTAGAAGTCGTCTCCCCGTTTCTTCTTCATGGCCGTTGCAAACTCCTTGATGAAATCATGGTTGATATGCTTGATCGCATCCAGCCGGAAGCCGCTGCATTGCAGGGTATCGACGAGCCACTGGCCCCATTTGATCATCTCTTTGCGAACCTCGGGATGGCTGTAATCGATATTGGCGAACATCAGATAGTCATAGTTGCCGAATTCATGGTCCACCTTCTCGTTCCATGATTTGTTCTCGCCAAGAATGCGGTATATGCCGGCACGCTTTCTACTCGCATCGTAGTCGGTCCCGTTGAAATGATGAAAATTCCACTGGAAAGAGGAGTACTTGCCGCCCCGGCCGGGGAACGTAAATTTGGTCCAACCCTCAATCTCGAAGGGCTTCGATATTTCCTTGGTCCGGTCCATTTCATCGACCTGGACCACATGGAATCGCTCGGTTTCGTCCGCTCCGGCCTTATGGTTCATCACGAGATCCACATAGACGGCGATCCCGTGCTTGTGGCAGGCCGCGATGGCATCGATCAATTCCTGCTTCGTGCCGTATTTCGTACGTACGGTGCCCTTTTGATCAAACTCCCCCAGATCGTACAGATCATACGCACCGTAGCCGTTATCTTCCGCCGACAGCGCTTTGGTCACCGGTGGAATCCATACCGTATCGACTCCCGCCTTGCTGAGCTCGGGCGCCGCTTCCTTCAGACGTTTCCAATGCGAGCCGTCGGGGGCGACATGCCATTCGAAAAATTGCATCATGGTATGATTTCGCTGCATTCGTGCGTTCATCTCCTCTGTAAAGATGGCTTGCGTTTATGTCATACAGGGTATAGCTATCCATATCCATAACCATACCCGGGGAGCATACCGTGTTAAACACAGTTCAATTGTTCCCGAATATGGCATGGAACAGACGAGCGGAACGGCGAGACACAACGACGAATTTACGTATATAAAAACGTGCTGCCCCGATCATAACGGGTCAGCACGTTCATGGGTCAAGGATTTACGGCCTTGACCCCAGCCTATTCGTAAGGCTGGTGTACCTGACAATTCCGGCGGCATAGCCTGCGGATTCCGCCCGCTTGCGCCGACATGCTCCATGGCTTGACGTCAGAGCGTCGACGCCGATCATCGTGCAGCAGTCATCATTACACCGCGCGCGGGGAGAGGCACGCGGTAAGAAAAACACGCGGTAAGAAAAAGTCGTCTCAGGCAGCGTGAGCCGTGGATTTAGACCAACATATAAGTCAGCAGGACCAACAGGGTCGTCGTTATGGCCATGGCCAGCAGCGGTCTCCAGGCTCTGCGTACATCCTTGACATGAACATTCAATCCAAGGCCTACCATCGCCATCGCCAGCAGAAAGGAGGCGATTTGCGACAACGCATCCTTGAGCGGAAGGGGAATCATCGGCTGTCCGGTATATTCCCAGCTGCCCAGCATGCTTGCTGCCATAAAGCCGATGAGAAACCAGGGAAACTCCGGTTTGGCCCGGCTTTCATTCGGGCGCGTCCGCTTCATCCAGAGCATCAGGAGGGCGCTCAAGGGCAGAAGCAGGAATACGCGGCCAAGCTTGGCGAGCAGGGCGAGCGTCAAGGCCTCCTCGCCCGCGGAAGCTCCCGCAAGCGCTACATGAGCGATTTCGTGAAGACTTATGCCCGACCAGATGCCGAACTGGGTGGCGGTTAAGGGCAGTAACGGCTGTATCAAGGTATAGAGGATGGCAGCAATCGTGCCGACAAATGCAATCATCCCTGCTCCCAGCGCGGTATCCTTCTCCTTGGCTTGCACGATCGGCGATACGGCTGCAATGGCAGCCGCCCCGCATACGCCTGTTCCAATCCCCAGCAGCAGGGACAGGGACATATCCGCTTTAAGCCGCTTGGCGATGAGCAGTGTCACGGCGATGGCAAACACAACGCTGATGACATCCCTCAGCATGAGCCCAAGGCCTTGATGCCATACGATGCCGATATTCAGCTTCAGCCCATACAAGATAATGGCCAGACGAAGAAGCCGCTTGGCCGTGAACTGGATCCCGGGGCGCAGCGCCTCCGGATAACCGCGCATCTGGCGGTACACGGCGGCAATCAGAATCGCCCAAGCCAGTTGGCCAAGATAGCGAAGGCCTGGAAGGCTGGCGAGCGCCAGGCCGATGAGGGCGATCGCCAGCGTAAATGCGATACCGCCGATGACAGCCGTCATCGACGGCTTCTTCGGCAGCGCGGCAGGGACGGCGGCTTGCGATTGGGAATGCACGGGTTCAGCCATAAGTCATAACCTCCGGTTTGTTCGGTTGGTCTGAACCTATCGTATCCCACTTTATTAAATAAGAAAAATAAATCATAATAATAGTAATGATAAGTATTTAATTATGATAGGATTTGAGCTGTGCAACATAATGAATGCAAAGAGAGGGAGAGGGCGGGGGATGGATCAGGCGCTAGAGGTTTTTGTAACCGTCGTTGAGAAAGGGAACTTCACTCGGGCAGCGGAGGAGCTGTTAATGACGCAGCCTGCGGTAAGTCAATATATTCGGGCATTGGAGCGCTCATTAGGGACGCGGCTGCTGGATCGGAGCAATAAATATGTCCGACTGAATAAAGCGGGAGAGATCGTATATCATCACGCGAAGGAGATTCTGGGGTTATATACACGCATGAATGCCCTGGTGGATGATGTAATGCATCGGGCAAGCGGCGATTTGTCGATCGGATCCAGCTACACCTTCGGCGAGTATTTGCTCCCGCGCATGATCGCTTCCTTAAGGCAGCAGTATCCGTTAATCCGTCCAACCATCACCATCGGAAACACGGCCGAAGTGGCGGGAATGATTCTGCGGCACGAGGCGGATATCGGTATCGTTGAGGGGGATTATCAGGACGAGCGGCTGCAAATTGAGGCGTTCGCCGAGGATGAAATGGTCATTGTCGTTCCGCGGGGCCAGCGCTATGAACAGCTGTCTGAAATCCCGCTGGCAGAGCTTCAAACGGAGACGTGGATCGTGCGCGAGCAGGGCTCGGGCACCCGCGAGGCGACGGAGCGAATGTTCGCTGCAAGCGGCTTTCATCCCCGGCATGTGGTTGAATTCGGCAGCACACAGCTGATCAAGGAATCGGTTGAGGCTGGCTTAGGCGTTACGCTGCTGTCACGATTTGTCGTGCGCAAGGAGCTCCAGCTCGGCACCCTCCATATGCTGAAGCCGGACGGACGGCCCGTGATTCGCCGCTTCTCCCTCATTTTACAGAAAACGCCCTACCATACGAAAGCCGTGGAAGTATTTCTTGAGCTGCTTAGGAGCAAGGAGGGGATGGCCAAATAAAGTGCCGCAGGTACGGTCCGCTCAATTTATATCGCATGCTGAAATGAACCCCTTCATGAGGATTTTTCAAAATCCAAAGCGCGGCTTTTTCAATCAGCATAATAAAGAGCGAAACGGTTTAGATTGTGCAGATATGGTACCGGGAGCGGTTGGAACCGAGCGCAGCAAAATCCAGACGTCGCAGCATCCTCCTTTACGGAGGATCAGATTGTCGAGAAACCCTGTACTTTTTTCTAAAGTGCAGGGTTTCTCAATTTCAAGTGGTCACTTCAAAAGTGAAAACGGGGAGATTACCCCCGTTTTTCCAGGCGATCCAGGTGGATCGCCATCTTCTTCATGTTCTGTACAGCTGCTGTCATCAGGGCCTGTTCCCTGACGTTTTGCAGCCCGCGCAAACGGCAATAGCGAAACCCATGGAGCTCTTTGGCATCCGCGAAGCTTCGCTCAATCGTTTCTTTTCGTTTTCGGTAGAGATATTTCCCGGATCGACTCAACCGGTTGCCTCGCACCCACTCTTTGCTGTCCTCCCAGACATGACGAGTTACCACCTTTCGGTGGTTGCGAGACCGCGTGCATTCATTTAATAACGGGCAGTTCTTGCAGTGCTGTGGATCCGAAGCGTACTGTCGGTATCCCTCACGGTTGGTCGTCTTGTACGGTAATTCGTGCTTTGCAGGGCAAACATAAAGATTGCGCTCCGCATCATACGTGAACTTCCATTTAGGGAATAAACCCTGGGTCGGGTGAAATCTTCGGTGAGCAATAACGGCAAAGATGTTTCGGCTTTGCAGCCCTTTGCAGATGGGTGAAGTCAAGTACCCGGAGTCCAGAGCAACGGCTTCGACTTTAAAACCAAATCGTTCTTGTTGACGATCCAAACGGGACAAATATGGTACAGAATCATGGACATTTCCGGCGGTGACATGGACATCCGTAATCATATTATATTTCAGGTCCACGGTACGGTGGTCTAAATAGAAGAATCCTTCCGGTTTCCCATCACGAATCATATAACCGCTTTCGGGATCTGTCGTGCTCACTTTAACTTCCTTTTCCTCGATCACGTCCTCTCTTGGCTTTAGCGCTTTTTTCCATGTGCATTCCGGTCAGCCTCTACGGCCGCATTAAGTTCACTCACATAATCACGAGTGTTTTGCAAAACCTGTTCTTTTGTGTATTTATGCTTGTTCGCATTCGCTTTGACGTGGGTTGAGTCGGTAACTAAGACACGTCCGCCCACCATACGGTGCTGGATAGCTTGAAGCACAATCTCATCGAAGATCTCCTGAAAAATCTCGGTGTCTTTAAAGCGCGTGCGACGATTCCAGCTAATCGTAGAGTGGTCCGGCACTTTGTCGGTTAAACCTAACCCCAAAAACCAGCGGTAAGCAAGGTTGGTTTGAATTTCACGTTCGAGTTGGCGTTCGGAACGGATGCCATAAAAATAACCGAGGAAAATCATCTTAAATAACACGACAGGGTCGATAGCAGGCCGCCCAGTATCCGCACAGTAAAGCGGACGAACCTTTTCGTCGATGAAAGAGAAATCGATATACTTGTCCACTTTACGGAGCAGATGATCTTGAGGAACCAATTCTTCAATCGAAACAAATTCGTAAGTCTGCTGTTTTTCTCGATTCGAACGCAACATATGTAACACCCTTCCGAACGGTTTATTTACTATTATTATACAACATTAACGCGGTGTCGTGTTGAATTAAATTCACAAGAAAATAGCTGTCGAGACTTTCTCGACAGCCTGATCCTCCTTTACGGAGGATGTTTTTTTGCACATAGATGATTACAATGCCAAGAAAAGGTTAAGACTGGATACTAAAACTACTAGAACTATATAGAATGAACCAAAGAATGAGATCGGAGCAGCAGCGATTTGCAGGAAAATTACAGCCCAATTGCCCGATATCCCGTTCAATCGTTCATCTTATATAGCACGCGATTCAAGAAGTTCATCAACATTCGGATCATATAAGGGGGGAAAACGATGAAAACGTGGAATACCATTGCGCTCTTGCTGCTGATCATTGGCGGCATCAATTGGCTGCTGGTTGGCTTGTTTCAATACGATCTGGTCGCCGCATTGTTCGGCGGGCAGAGCTCTGCAGGTTCGCGGATCGTTTACACGATTGTGGGACTGTGTGCGCTGTACTCGATCCGATTCTTCGGTGACGTTACCAATGATGATCGAAGAACAGCTAAATAGGTTAATTTATATAACATATCCATGTAATATAGATGATATAAAACGGTTTGTAAACAAGCTGCTTCGTTTTGTCGAAGCGGCTTTTTTATGTATGAGCGATCATGTGAACCTTGCGGATTCACAGGACAAAATCAACATATCATACAGACAATGTCCAGTCATATCAAGGTGTTCCCGAATTTCACCCCGATTAAAAACGACATATTTACGAAAAAAAGAGGGTCCCCTAGAATGAAAACAAGCAGCAAACACAGGCTTGAGCGGATGACAACAACGTGTTAAATAATATTACATTAACGATCGATTTGCTGCTGTTAATCCCACAAACGAAAAACAGCCTGCCTCTCCGTCAAAAGAGAAAGCAGGCCGAAACCGAAGAAGATTCGATTAAAAGAGAAAGGAGGCTAGAGCGAGGTCGATCATTCCAGAAGGAGCGCCTTATGCATCGCATCCAGCAGGCTGCGTGTCGCATCGCAGC from Paenibacillus ihbetae includes:
- a CDS encoding alpha-amylase, whose protein sequence is MQRNHTMMQFFEWHVAPDGSHWKRLKEAAPELSKAGVDTVWIPPVTKALSAEDNGYGAYDLYDLGEFDQKGTVRTKYGTKQELIDAIAACHKHGIAVYVDLVMNHKAGADETERFHVVQVDEMDRTKEISKPFEIEGWTKFTFPGRGGKYSSFQWNFHHFNGTDYDASRKRAGIYRILGENKSWNEKVDHEFGNYDYLMFANIDYSHPEVRKEMIKWGQWLVDTLQCSGFRLDAIKHINHDFIKEFATAMKKKRGDDFYIVGEFWNPELQACRSYLDRVDYKIDLFDVSLHYKLHAAAKAGRSFDLRTIFDDTLVQSHPMNAVTFVDNHDSQPHESLESWVEDWFKQSAYALILLRKDGYPVVFYGDYYGIGGEHSLPGKKEAIDPLLYARAHLAYGEQDDYFDHPNTIGWVRRGLPEVKNSGCAVVMANGDPGEKRMYVGTHRAGEEWMDLTGNRDERVTIGTDGFGVFPVHGGSVSVWARNGDRQNSLGS
- a CDS encoding ABC transporter permease, with protein sequence MNLKTQMLKSTIISLLAFSFIVLIVLIPRDINISLDGHKVVADPSFDMNRYLTYIGDFFRQLIEHGSLGPSRYKGQTAEAAALVAVGMSLLVIISALLIGFVVGILKGIADYKLSKTKFNVLGHWTTWLFQSIPDFFLMLFVQWFLVKHVPAVRYFAVEGWEAFALPALLVSIYPIFFIARVTSASLLAQEGKMYILLAKAKGLSDRAVVYKHMLRNGIAAILTHLPGLLVFILSNLLVVEYYRNYPGAAWRLFQALDFNPYTGTGPEYEPGVIIGIAFFFMLIFLVVQWISHSARKYFDPR
- a CDS encoding LysR family transcriptional regulator, whose amino-acid sequence is MDQALEVFVTVVEKGNFTRAAEELLMTQPAVSQYIRALERSLGTRLLDRSNKYVRLNKAGEIVYHHAKEILGLYTRMNALVDDVMHRASGDLSIGSSYTFGEYLLPRMIASLRQQYPLIRPTITIGNTAEVAGMILRHEADIGIVEGDYQDERLQIEAFAEDEMVIVVPRGQRYEQLSEIPLAELQTETWIVREQGSGTREATERMFAASGFHPRHVVEFGSTQLIKESVEAGLGVTLLSRFVVRKELQLGTLHMLKPDGRPVIRRFSLILQKTPYHTKAVEVFLELLRSKEGMAK
- a CDS encoding IS1182 family transposase (programmed frameshift), with protein sequence MLRSNREKQQTYEFVSIEELVPQDHLLRKVDKYIDFSFIDEKVRPLYCADTGRPAIDPVVLFKMIFLGYFYGIRSERQLEREIQTNLAYRWFLGLGLTDKVPDHSTISWNRRTRFKDTEIFQEIFDEIVLQAIQHRMVGGRVLVTDSTHVKANANKHKYTKEQVLQNTRDYVSELNAAVEADRNAHGKKPLKPREDVIEEKEVKVSTTDPESGYMIRDGKPEGFFYLDHRTVDLKYNMITDVHVTAGNVHDSVPYLSRLDRQQERFGFKVEAVALDSGYLTSPICKGLQSRNIFAVIAHRRFHPTQGLFPKWKFTYDAERNLYVCPAKHELPYKTTNREGYRQYASDPQHCKNCPLLNECTRSRNHRKVVTRHVWEDSKEWVRGNRLSRSGKYLYRKRKETIERSFADAKELHGFRYCRLRGLQNVREQALMTAAVQNMKKMAIHLDRLEKRG
- a CDS encoding DUF378 domain-containing protein yields the protein MKTWNTIALLLLIIGGINWLLVGLFQYDLVAALFGGQSSAGSRIVYTIVGLCALYSIRFFGDVTNDDRRTAK
- a CDS encoding YeiH family protein, with protein sequence MAEPVHSQSQAAVPAALPKKPSMTAVIGGIAFTLAIALIGLALASLPGLRYLGQLAWAILIAAVYRQMRGYPEALRPGIQFTAKRLLRLAIILYGLKLNIGIVWHQGLGLMLRDVISVVFAIAVTLLIAKRLKADMSLSLLLGIGTGVCGAAAIAAVSPIVQAKEKDTALGAGMIAFVGTIAAILYTLIQPLLPLTATQFGIWSGISLHEIAHVALAGASAGEEALTLALLAKLGRVFLLLPLSALLMLWMKRTRPNESRAKPEFPWFLIGFMAASMLGSWEYTGQPMIPLPLKDALSQIASFLLAMAMVGLGLNVHVKDVRRAWRPLLAMAITTTLLVLLTYMLV
- a CDS encoding ABC transporter permease subunit, with product MRNIPLWLGGTLLAFLVFVAFVGPHLPFIDADLSKERSRWVMKNGEEKLVLPAFKPSSKNLLGTDKEGVDNLSRLVVGAKETILFVLAIAAVRYIIAVPLGIMARKKTGFCHRLITFWNQLFSYMPPVFASALLLALPFLLFAQYRLAWAILILASVEVGRVAVTVQEQAYKLSREPYMEASSALGLRTRTLTKNYYVPIMFPEMVVNFCLDMGKVLLLLGQLAIVNIFLGHEWKEVDYYTMEFVETGLNWATILARHRTDIFLGKFEYVFYPACAMMIAIVTFNLLAEGLRRRFQVRG